In the Alphaproteobacteria bacterium genome, CTCGATCCCGCCGCCATCACCGCCGATCCGCTCAGCGCCCTGGATTTTGGGAGCCTTGCTCCGCTGAGCCATGTTCCGCCGCCCGCCGAGCCGCACGCCATCGTGGTCGATGGACTCGATGAAGCGCTGGCGGTGACCGAGGGCCAAATCTCGATCGCAGACATGCTGGCGAGACGCCTGGAACGATTCCCGCCCTGGCTGAAGCTGATCGTTACCGGGCGCCCGCTGCCCCGCATCCTGAGCGCTTACGCCCAGGCCAGGCGGATAGACATCGGCCGCGAGGACGATCGCAACGTCGCCGACATTCGCCGCTATGTCCGAGAGCGGGTCAGTCGCTTGGACGCTGACGAGCGAATTGCGGCACGACAGATCGAGGAACGCGTCGTGGCTCGCTGCGATGGCAACATGCTGTGCGCACGCCAGCTCATCGACATGGCGCGGTCGGGAGACGAATTGGGGGATGCCGGCAATCTGCCGCTGGGCCTCGCGGGTGCATACCAGCAGTCGTTCGCACGAATGTGGCCCACTGAGCAGGCCTACTGGCCGGTGCGAAATGTGCTGACCACACTGATCGCGGCGCGCGAGCCTCTATCGTTCGCGCAACTGGCCGCGGTCGCCGCCGCCAATGGCGACGTGCTCGCAGCCAACACGATCGATGCCCTGACCGGCTATGTCCGCCAAGTCGGCAACAAGCTCGTCGTCTATCACCAGTCTCTTGTCGATTGGCTGACGGCCGAGGACCGGCGCAGCAACGCGTATTGGATCGACACCCGTGTCGGCCTGTCGCGCCTTGTCGCCTATTGCCGGCAATGGCGCAGCGTGCACGACGTCTATCCGCTGATCCACTTCACCAGCCACCTCCGCGAAGCGGGCGCGGTCGAAGAGCTTGCGTCCTTGATGTCTTCGGACGAGTTCGCGGCCGCCAAGGCAGGGCGCGGCGCCAGCACGGCCGCGCTGCGCGACGACTATCGCAACCTATGCGCCGTGCTGCTTTCAGTCGGTCGCGACGAAGAAGTCGTGACGCTTGCAGGGTCTGGCGACGCCGCACGCCGCGACGGGGTCTTGTCCGGGCTGCTCGCCGCGAACCTGCGCAAGGACCGAGCCGAACGGATTGCATCCGATATCGCCAGAGCCGCCGGCGCAAGGCACCGGGCGGTTACCGCCGCTGACCTTAACGGTTGGCGCGTTGCCGTGACCTTGGCCTGCGCCCACGGCCTGGACAAGATCATCTTGCGCGCCGCGGCACACGACTCCGGACCGGTCAGGGCTACCTTGGTCGCACCGCTGTACCGGTTGTGGCAGCACCAACATGACGCCGGATGGACGATACTCGACGCGCTCATAAGACAGATGAGCGACCGTTTCGGACTGCCACGGACCAACATCTTCGAAGTCGTCGGCGGCGTCTCATTCGCCATACTTGGCTGGCATTTCGATGACGACGAGGCGATGCAGCAGCTCCAGGAGCTGTGGCGAAGATTTGCGGGCACGGTCGCGCGGTCGCCGATCGCGCGCCTCGGTGGTCGGCGACGGGTTATCGGCGTGCTCACCTCGATCCTCCGGCTCGTGATGGCGCGACAGCCCGCCTACCAGCCCCTCAATCTGGCCGAACTCTCCGTCACCTTTGCGCGGCCACCGGCGACCCGCAGGGCGACACTTGCGGTCATTGACTGCCTGTCCGAGCCCAAGCGCGGTCCTGAATCCGTCATCGCGGCGCTTTCGGATCGAGGCGCACCATTCGACATCCATTTGATGTTGGCCGCCGAGCGCGCCCTCGTCCTGCTTGGCGACCGCGATCCGGTCGCAGGGCTGGCCACGCTCAGGCACCTGCACGAGCGGGGGTGTCCTTGGTTCCGGCAATCGGTACTCTATGCCGGCTTCCACGTCCTGAAGGACCTCCCGGTCGCTCGTGTCGACCTGGCTGACGACTATCTTGCGATGGCTGCCGAGATCATCTCGGAGCACGCAGCCACTTTCGCGACCGAGACCGGCACCTATGTCATGGTACCGCACATGACCTGGCCAGAGATCGTACTGCATCGACATCGGCGAAGCGACGGTGCGCAATTTCTCCCGAAAAGGCTCGCCGAGGCGCTGGAACGCGACGACGTCGATTATGCTGCGCGGGTGATCCGCGCCTGCGGCATACTCAGCTTCGCGTACCGGTATCACGCATTGGCACTGGACGCACTGCGCAAGCAAATCGAGGACAGCGACCTGCGCCTGCACGACACGTTGTGCGAAACGCTGGCGAACATCCGATTCAATGACGAAGCGCGCGTCGATGCATTTCTGCACCGGTACGCGCCCAGTTGGCTTGCCGATCGGGTGAAGGCGACGGCTCCGACCTTGGCCGCGGCTGATTTCCCGACCTGGATCGATGCCTTCTTCATCCATCTGCTGCGCACGTCGCCGCATTTCCGCGACGAGGTCGTCTCGGCGCTACGAGCCGCAGCCGAGGCGCACAGCCTGACCGCGTTGTTGCGACATGTGGTGCCTTGGATGCTTCATCTCGTCGCCGAGGATCGATCTGGCCGAGCCCAATAAGCCGCCATTTCGAGGGCCCGCATGCCAATCAAGCAAGCCGGCGAAAAAACCGACCTAGGCCGCCCATAGCAGCATTGCCGGCATCTGCCGGCAATGCTCGAACGGATGCTGCATGGAGACGCTTCACATGGAAGGGCATACATCGGAATGCGCAATAGCAGAACCGGCCCAGGAACGGCGCGTCACTGCAAGGCTTGTGCTCGCGGCGGGCGCGCTGTGGGTTGCTCTGGCCCAAGCGAACCCGGCCCACGCTGCCGACGATCTCGTCCAGATCACATTCCATGGTTGCTCGGCGGCGGAGCAGATCGCTGTCCAGACGGCTGTCACGGATGCCGATCACGCACTCGCTCTGGCCCGCGCGGACCTGCTTGCCCGGCTGCCTGCGCCGACTGTGGAAAGGGCCGCGCAGATGTACTTCGGACGCTCGACGCCCCTGGCGACAATCGCCGACGGCTTCGGCCACATCGCCGCTCGGCTGGACGGAAAAGCCAGCCCGATCGCTGTCCACTGCCATTCTTCGGAACCGAGGATGTTCGGCTGGGTCCCGCTCGAGGATTGCGGTACGGCGAAGGCCGCGGAACTTCATCTCGGCAAGTCGTTCTTCGATGCGGCGGCCTATGTCGGCATCGATTCGCGCATGGGTACGATCATCCATGAGGTTGCTCACTTGGCACCGGGTCTTGGGGCCAACTGCGAGGCCGGTCTCACAGAGCGCTACCGCGAGGACGAAGTTCTGATGCTCGGCCGACTTCACCCCGGCTACGCGTTGGAGAATGCGCAGAACTACGAGTACTACGTAGAGGCCCTGTACGGGCATTGAAACCGGGCGCATCCCGGCGCGTCTTCTCGAAGACGCGCCGGGCACCGGGACTGAGTCGCACAACGCCACACGCGGCGGTCGCATGGCGGCAATCCGGATCCGCCTGCTCAGGGTCACGAGAGAGTTGTCACGATTGCGAAAAGGCCAAAAGAGCAAGGTCTACCGAAGCGCAAGCCTATACTGCGATCGACGTTCCGTAGCGACTTGCCAAAGGTTGCAGCCGAGCCGCTTTCGACATGCAGAGGGGGACGGGACTGATGAGCGCAAGCGATATCGCAACGCTGTTCGGCGTCGACGCGCAGCAATATCTGACTGAGGCGGAGAATCCGCTGCTGGTCGAGGTCGGCGCAGCTTGGTGTGCGCCATGCCGGATGCTTCGGCCGATTCTGGCCAAACTTGCGGCGGAGTTCCGCGATCACATGACCGTCGTCGAGATCGACGCCGACCGGTCGCGCGAGCTGGTCCGCGAATGGGACGTCGAAGGCCTGCCCACACTGCTGCTGCTCAGACAAGGTAGGCTTTCCGACCGGATGACGGGTCTGCCGCGATACGCCGACCTGCGCACCCGTGTCTGTGCGCTTCTTGACGGACTGGCAACAGACCATGGGTCGAATGGCGAGTCTGCCTTCGCGGCTGCGGTGGCGCGAGCCGAAGCAGCCAGAGAGGCACCGACCTCGCCCTCGGACGATCCCGCGCAGGTCGAGCTGTCGCGGGCGCTAACCGCCTACAACGAAGTCACTGACGGCCTTCGTGCACAGCTGAACGGCAACGCCATCTCCAAGCAGGAATTCGACCGGCGGCAAGCGGCGGAACGCGACAGGTTGCTCGGCCCGGTACAACCGGCTCTCGATGCCGCCCTCGCTGCGGGGCGCGCAGCCGAGGCAACATTCATCGCTGCGGTCGAAGGTGCGACAGGTGAATTTCTGAGCGCCCAGCGCGACCTGCCGTCGTCGGCGCCAGAGCGGCAGGCGCGTTTCTGCGCGCCGGGCGATCCCTATTGCAGCCTCGACTAGGTCCGATCGACGTTCGTTTGTCACACGGCTTGCATAAGGTGAATCGCAGGGCTCCTGTTTGGCTGACTTGGAATGCAGTCGATGGTGATAAGGCATGCGCTCTCTGAGGGGCAGTGCCATCGCGTTGCGGACATCACGCCCGGAAAGGTTGGTGACGCAGGTCGCAACTGCGGCGGCAACCGGCTGCTCGTCGACGCAGTTCTCTTGCTGGGCCAATTGCCGATTCCTCTTGTCTCGCAGCAGCGCCCCGCAACGGACCTGCAGTTCGAACTTTCTCGCATCTAGAACGGCACTGCGAAGATGCAGGGCAAGGCGACGACCGGCGCAGGCAGCCAGCAGCTTGGCCTCGCGGCTGGCTGAACCCTTTATGACGGCGACCTTCTGGTCAGCGGCCAGATGTCCACCGCCTATGGGTCAACGCGCCCTGAATTCTTAGTCGCAAGAGTCGCCGACGGCTGGATGCATTCACAGTTCACCGTCGCCGACGGCAAAGGCTGCAAGACGTGCTGGCAGTTTATCGGTTGAACGGACACGGGCGCTCCGGTCATCGTCTCGATGCGCCCCACACGCCATCGATTTGGAGCCCTGATGGCTCACGAGCGAACAGGTATCGCGGCGCCACAGGCCGCCACCAGGCCGGTCAAGGGCCCGCACATGCGCAAGTTTCGCCAGATGGCCCCCGGCGCCGGCCTGCGCAAGCGGATCGCGGCCCTGGCGACCTTGTCCCGGGATCGGAGGCCACAACCTCTTCGAAGGCGGCATGTGTCGCGTCCGGGTCCATCGCCGCGATGATCGAGACCGGCAATGGCGCCGAGGCGGCGCGCCGTGCCGGCTACAGCGAGCGGTCGGCACGCAGCATCACGCACGAGAACCTGACCAAGCCGGACGTTCTTGCGGAAATCGAACGCAGGCGGACCGTGGTGGCCCGGGAGCATGAGGTGACGGTCGAGAAGCTGATTGCCGACTTGCGTGAGGCGCGCGAGCTGGCGATCAAGCTGGGCCGCCCCTCCGCTGCCGTGGGCGCGACAATGGCGATGGCGAAACTGTGCGGCCTGTCGGGCACTACGCCCGAGAGTGGCGCCGACGGTGCGGTGGCCACAGAAGTCGATCTGGACGTCAGCGACCAGTTCCTCGACCGCATGCAGTTCTACGTCGATCGCATGCGGCGGCTGACGCCGGAGCAGCGCGCCCGCATTCGCGCCATCGGTCGGTAGCCATCACGCACAGTGCGTCACGGTGTCGGTCGCGACGCCGTCGACTCAACGCTGACACCTGTTCGATGCCCGTGGCCGGTCCGAATGCTGCCGATCGGCATTCCCTTCGTGGCCACCATCTCGCATGCCACAGCGCCAGTGCTGGCCCGGACCGTTGTCTTACGCCGGCAGCAGCACCTGCTCCGGATCCATCAGCCAGGGCGGCACCCAGCCGAGGATGTCGCTGAGCGGCAGCACCTCCTCGGCCAGCGCGATGCCCAGGGTCTCGACGGCGAAGGCACGGCGCGCCTGCATCCGCTGCCAGACGTCCGGACAGTCGCGGGCCAGCGCGGCGCGCAGCGCCGCATCGGCCAGCACCACGCCGTCCTCGGCATTGGCGCCGAAATGGCCGTCGCGGGTGACCGGAATGATGTCCATCTGCAGCGCCATGCCGGACTTCAGCGTGATCCTGCCGCCGCGGACGAACGGCGACGAGACCCACTCGTCGATATGGATCAGGTGGCCGGGGTTCAGCGCCGCCCGCTCGATCCCTCCGGTCAGCTCCGGCTCGACCGCGGCGACGATATCGCCGCCGGCCGCGCCGATGCGCAGGCCCTCGTACCAGGTCACCACGGCGCCGTAGTACGGCATCAGCACCGCTTCCAGCCAGTCGCGGTCATGGGCGGGCAGATCGGCCGGCCCGGACGCCACATAGCCGGCACGCACGCTGTTGGCACCCCAGCCGCCCATGGTCATGAACACCGGGTCGCCGCGCTCCAGGCGCCGTCCGCTCGGGCTGGCAAGGCCCAAAGCCGTGCGCGGCCCAGAGATCACCACCGGATGGTAGTTCAGCGGCTGGCCGACCCAGCCCAGCTCGGCCGCCAGCGCGTGCTCGGACTTGCCCGGCTGCACCGACCGCACGGCACGCAGTACGCCCTGCGAAGCGCGGCATGCGGCGAACTCGAAGGCGGCGATCTGGTCGGGCTCGCAGCGGGTGCGCAGCCCGCCATCGGCGGCCATGAACAGCGCGGTCGCATTGATCGTGCGGTCAGCACCGCCGACGATGTCGCGCACCGCCTCGACGATGAACGCCGGCAGCTCGCTGGCCCGCGCCGGATCGGGCGCTTCGCCGGCGGCGAACGTCTTCCAGCCGGCCAGGCCCACCGTCATGCCGGGCTTCAACCCGGCCGCCGCCAGCACGTCGGCCAGCGATATGCCCAGGCTGCGGTCCTGGTCGATCAGGCTGAAGCTCTGGCACAGCTTCACATCGAGCGCGAGCGGGCTGATCGCGGCATAGGCCACGCCCTCGTTGCCGACCATCAGCACAGGGTCGCCGGTCGGCAGCAGGACCGCCAGCGCCTCCTCGAATCGCGGGTCGTAGCCGGTCAGCCAGGCGATGTTGCCGGCGTGCTCGCGGTCGCCATAGACCACCAGTGCTTCAAGGCCCGCGGCGGCCATCCGCGACCTTGTCGCCGCCACCCGCGCGGCATAGGTTTCGCGCCGGATCGGTGGCGCCGCCTCTGGCGGTGTCAGCGCGGGTGGTTGCGCAGGACCGAGCTTGAAGTCGCGCGCCATGATTTCCTCCCCGTGCATTTAGGTCGTTGGCGGACATGATAGCAGCGCAGCCAGCAGCTCGGAAACGGGCAGGCTGGTCGAGGCTGGTCGATCCGGATCGCGCTGCCGGTCGCCGCGACAGGCCGACGACCGGCGCGATTGCCCCGGGTGCCTACGGCGCAGGCCGGCATCAGTTCGCGTAGAGCAGCTCCTCGACCGTGCGGCGCATGACGGCGGGGTCGACGTCAAGCCCGGTCCAGTACTTGATCGCGATCACGCCCTGGTTGACCAGCATGCCGAGGCCGTCGAGGACCGTGCAGCCGCGCGCCTGCGCGTCGCGGATCAGATGTGTGCGCGGCGGGTTGGGGATGCCGTCCGCCACCACCATCCCGGATGTCAGTGAGCCGATGTCGAGGTCGAGACGTGCATCAACGTCGGGATAGAGCCCGATCGAAGTAGCGTTGACGACGATATCGGTACCTTCGGAGACGCGAAACGGCTCCCGCCACACCGTAAGCGCCGCCTCGGTCGGCGTCCGTGTGTTCAACAGCTCCACTAGGCTTCCGCCGCGCTCGGCGCTGCGGTTGACCACCTGGACGCGCGCCACACCCGCGAGCGCGAGCTCGACGCCGACCGCGCGTGCCGCCCCGCCGGCGCCGAACAGCACCACCGATTTGCCGGCGGGATCGACGACCTCGCGCATGGCCTGGACGAAGCCCTTGCCGTCGGTGTTCTCGCCGATCATGCGGTCGCCGCGGCGGACCACGGTGTTGACCGCGCCCATGATCTCAGCCGATTCGCCGAGCCCGTCGAGATGGTCGATGACGGCGACCTTGTGCGGGAGCGAGCAGTTGAAGCCAGCCCACCCCATTGCCCTGGCGCCGCGCACCGCGTCGCCCAGGTCTTCCGGCCGGACTTCGCAATTGATGTAGCGCCAGTCGAGGCCGTGGTGCCGATAGGCCGCCTCGACCATTGCCACTGTCGGGTTTTCCGCCGCCGGCATCGCGAACGAGCCGGTCAGCCGGCTGAGGAAGTTCGGGGCCATCATGCTGCTCCATTGAGCGATGGCGGCACGGTAGGTTGGCGTAGCAATTCCAGCAAGTTCCGCGGTCCGTCGGGTTACCCTATGGGCCCGCATGACCCCGAGTTCATACCGGTGGGAGCTGGGCATCGCTCTGCCTTTGAGGGCGAAGCTATGTGGGGCCGCTCCCGCGACCTCGCCGTGCAGGAACAGTACCGCTGCACCGAAGCCGCTTTGCTGCCAGTGCCCTCCGGTCCTTGTCTCCCATCCGCCATGTTCAGGACTTGGGCGCCATCGGGGCGCCGGCTATGTCGCTCAGGCGTCACTGGGGCATCGTCTGTGTCTGTCGAAATCGCCGCGCCAGGACGCTCATCGCCGAGGCGGCAGCGCGATATCCCATGAGCGATTCGCTGTGGGTCGACGATCGGCGCAGTGCCATCTTTTCGGGTGACGAGGCGACCGCGGCCTGCTCTGTTTGCGCCTGCCGAACCTTGCGGTATGCACGGTCGACTTTTCCGATGCGGCCCATCTCCTCGACCAGCGAGCCGAATCGCTCCGGCTCCGCATCGGCGGCGTTCATCACGGCGGCAATCTTCTCCACCGTGCGGCCGGAAACACCGGCAATCGCGCCGATCTTGTCGGCAGAGCGGTCGGGCGACTTGCGCGAAACTCTCACAAATGTTCCGGACAGAACGGTGCGCTCGCCCTGCCGCTTCTTCGCCTCGCCCTTGACGGCCGGCGCCATCGGACAGCGGAACGCATCGATCTCGGAGGGCAGGCAAGATTTTCGGAGGGCGTTCTCGGCGTACTCGCCGCGCACGACATCGGGCAGGACGACTACGGTGACGGGCACCTCGGTCCAGCAGGTCGACTACACCACCGCCTGTCGGCGCGCTCCTGCGATCAGTCGATTGGCGGGCGTGATCACGTATCGAGTGCAGGTGACTGCCGCTCGCGCCAAGTCCGGGCTGGCTCCAGCGCAGCAAGCTGCCGATCATGCGGTCTAGCCGATGAACGGCTGCGCGACCCCAGCTTCGAGGACACAGATCCCACGATCGACGTTGTGCTGTCGGTCGTTGCACTTGCCATCGTTTGTCACCGTTGGTTGCTGAACCTTCTGTGGGCTTCATCGAATGGCTGGCAAGCCAATGAGAGCGAAGAGCAAATAGTGGCGATCGCGCGCCCACGATTTGATATGCTGGAACCGGGGTGGATTCGCGATTTGGCGATCCCTGCTCTCCGCGGATATTTCCCTGTCTTGTACTTCCAAATTCCCTGTTCGAGATCACGCACTCGGTAGCTTGTGACCGCAAAGAGGCAACGGAATGTAGGCACATCATCGCCGATGGGTCCTCGAAATGCGCGATGCCCCCTGTGTCTTCCCTGGCAAACAGGGCATGCGAGCAGAGACGGGTTCGCCATCGTTTCCCTGCTCCACCAAGCGAAATCCGAGTACAGGCGCGGAGCGCGCTGCCGGCGTAAGGCCGGGCCGTCGCGGCGGCGTTGGCCGCCGGTGCGGCGTCACGACCGGTCGCGGCAATTGGCGGCAGCGCGCCCTGCGGCTATGGTTCCCCGGCGAACACACGGGCAGGCGACCCGAACCCCACGTTGGGCGCCTCGACACCGGGCACGAGAGGGAACGCACACCATGCGCTACGAAGCACCCGCAACGATGGACGAGGCGGTGGCGCTGCTGGCCGGCGCCGCAGGCAATGGCCGCGTGCTGGCAGGCGGCACCGACCTGCTGGTGCAGCTGCGCGCCGAGCGCGTCGACCCCGGCCTGGTCGTCGATATCAAGCGCGTGCCCGGCATGCTCGATATCCAGCAGACCGCCGACGGCTTTCGCATCGGCGCGGCGGTTCCGGGCGCGCGGCTGACCGAGCATGGCGCGCTGTGCGCCGCCTGGCCGGGCGTCACCGAGGCGGCCGGGCTGATCGGTTCCGACCAGATCCAGGGCCGCGCCTCGCTGGGCGGCAACCTGTGCAACGCCTCGCCCGCCGCCGACAGCGTGCCGGCAATGGTGGCGGCCGATGCCAGGGTCGTCATCGTCGGTCCGGGCGGGCGGCGCGAGTTGCCGGTCGCCGAGGTGCCGAGCGGCCCAGGCAAGACCGCCCTGCAGCCCGGCGAGATCGTCGAGGCGATCCTGCTGCCGCCACGCCCACCCGGGTCCGCGGACGCCTATCTGCGTTTCATCCCCCGGTCGGAGATGGACATCGCCGTGGTGGGCGTCGCGGTCAACCTGACGCTGGACGGCAGCGGAACCTGCACCGCGGCACGGGTCGCGCTCGGCGCCGTGGCCGCACGCGTGCTGCTGGTCGAGGACGCCGGTGCGGCGCTGGTCGGCACCTCGCTGGACGATGCGGCACTGGACCGGCTTGCGGCCGCCTGTTCGGCCGCCTGCCGGCCGATCGACGACAAGCGGGGCACGATCGAGTTCAGAACCAAAGTCGCGGGCGTGCTGGCCAGGCGCGCGGCACGGACGGCGCAAGATCGCGCGCGGAGGGCATGATGGCAGGCATCGCGGTCAATACGACGATCAACGGCGACGAGACGTCCTATCTCTGCGCGCCGGAGGAGACGCTGCTGGACGTGCTGCGCGACCGGCTGGCGCTGACCGGCGCAAAGGAGGGCTGCGGCAGCGGCGATTGCGGCGCCTGCAGCGTGATCCTGGACGGCCAGCTGGTCTGTGCCTGCCTGGTGCTCGGCGCGGAGGCCGAAGGCCGCACGGTCGAGACCGTCGAAGGCATGGCGCGCGGCGACCGGCTGCATCCGCTGCAGGAGAAGTTCCTGGAGCACGCAGCGCTGCAATGCGGCGTATGCACGCCGGGCTTCCTGGTGGCAGCCAAGGCGCTGCTCGCCCGCAATCCGGATCCGTCGGAGAGCGAGGTTCGCTACGGGCTGGCCGGCAACCTCTGCCGGTGCACCGGCTATGACAAGATCGTGCGCGCCGTCCTGGACGCGGCCGCGGTGATGAGGGCTGAGCGATGAACGAGATGAAGCAGACGTTCAAGGTCGTCGGCAGTCGCCCGCTGCGGCCCGACGGTGTCGACAAGGTCACCGGCCGCGCCAAGTTCGGCGCCGACCAGACCGCGCCCGGCATGCTGGTCGGGCGCATCCTGCGCAGCCCGCACGCCCATGCCCGCATCAGGAAGATCGATGCCGGCAAGGCGCTGGCCCTGCCGGGCGTCAAGGCCGTGGTCACCCACGCCGACTTCGCCAAGGTCGGGCCGAACCTGGACGACTGCCTGGTCCACGCCATGGCGCGTGACAAGGCGCTGTACGACGGCCACGCCGTCGCCGCCGTCGCCGCGACGACAGCCGCGATCGCGCGCAAGGCGCTGACCCTGATCGACGTCGACTACGAGGTGCTGCCGCACGTCACCGATGTCGACGAGGCGATGAAGCCCGACGCGCCGGTCATCCGGCCCGGCCTG is a window encoding:
- a CDS encoding ATP-binding protein, whose amino-acid sequence is MDRIRVFVATTAGPSEVLGLTEEDPAVHSAVCLGGSEQDLPISPSYHRFVREPTGIIERHFGHPAWRMDVSDRIEVGDSWKLGIVAAHCLYAAGRLATRTEPDAEHAIWLTGSVTRDLSVGPVGQIPEKLSRSTALIEDLRDRGVAVSLFMPADDAAQIDPDALRAAGAEDLPLHAVRIVDDMTTVLGLVPLATADRKGARGKAGRKRLALPQGIDFSPFMKEKLRGFVGRQWLLDMVQAWLESDDSALLITGDPGAGKSAFAVRLVDAANDGTPGPDSRVAAYFCCQADSPASLDAAHFVRTLADMLGSWRDEIDEALHQPRPRAFLDPAAITADPLSALDFGSLAPLSHVPPPAEPHAIVVDGLDEALAVTEGQISIADMLARRLERFPPWLKLIVTGRPLPRILSAYAQARRIDIGREDDRNVADIRRYVRERVSRLDADERIAARQIEERVVARCDGNMLCARQLIDMARSGDELGDAGNLPLGLAGAYQQSFARMWPTEQAYWPVRNVLTTLIAAREPLSFAQLAAVAAANGDVLAANTIDALTGYVRQVGNKLVVYHQSLVDWLTAEDRRSNAYWIDTRVGLSRLVAYCRQWRSVHDVYPLIHFTSHLREAGAVEELASLMSSDEFAAAKAGRGASTAALRDDYRNLCAVLLSVGRDEEVVTLAGSGDAARRDGVLSGLLAANLRKDRAERIASDIARAAGARHRAVTAADLNGWRVAVTLACAHGLDKIILRAAAHDSGPVRATLVAPLYRLWQHQHDAGWTILDALIRQMSDRFGLPRTNIFEVVGGVSFAILGWHFDDDEAMQQLQELWRRFAGTVARSPIARLGGRRRVIGVLTSILRLVMARQPAYQPLNLAELSVTFARPPATRRATLAVIDCLSEPKRGPESVIAALSDRGAPFDIHLMLAAERALVLLGDRDPVAGLATLRHLHERGCPWFRQSVLYAGFHVLKDLPVARVDLADDYLAMAAEIISEHAATFATETGTYVMVPHMTWPEIVLHRHRRSDGAQFLPKRLAEALERDDVDYAARVIRACGILSFAYRYHALALDALRKQIEDSDLRLHDTLCETLANIRFNDEARVDAFLHRYAPSWLADRVKATAPTLAAADFPTWIDAFFIHLLRTSPHFRDEVVSALRAAAEAHSLTALLRHVVPWMLHLVAEDRSGRAQ
- a CDS encoding thioredoxin family protein, which translates into the protein MSASDIATLFGVDAQQYLTEAENPLLVEVGAAWCAPCRMLRPILAKLAAEFRDHMTVVEIDADRSRELVREWDVEGLPTLLLLRQGRLSDRMTGLPRYADLRTRVCALLDGLATDHGSNGESAFAAAVARAEAAREAPTSPSDDPAQVELSRALTAYNEVTDGLRAQLNGNAISKQEFDRRQAAERDRLLGPVQPALDAALAAGRAAEATFIAAVEGATGEFLSAQRDLPSSAPERQARFCAPGDPYCSLD
- a CDS encoding terminase small subunit produces the protein MIETGNGAEAARRAGYSERSARSITHENLTKPDVLAEIERRRTVVAREHEVTVEKLIADLREARELAIKLGRPSAAVGATMAMAKLCGLSGTTPESGADGAVATEVDLDVSDQFLDRMQFYVDRMRRLTPEQRARIRAIGR
- a CDS encoding M24 family metallopeptidase; the protein is MARDFKLGPAQPPALTPPEAAPPIRRETYAARVAATRSRMAAAGLEALVVYGDREHAGNIAWLTGYDPRFEEALAVLLPTGDPVLMVGNEGVAYAAISPLALDVKLCQSFSLIDQDRSLGISLADVLAAAGLKPGMTVGLAGWKTFAAGEAPDPARASELPAFIVEAVRDIVGGADRTINATALFMAADGGLRTRCEPDQIAAFEFAACRASQGVLRAVRSVQPGKSEHALAAELGWVGQPLNYHPVVISGPRTALGLASPSGRRLERGDPVFMTMGGWGANSVRAGYVASGPADLPAHDRDWLEAVLMPYYGAVVTWYEGLRIGAAGGDIVAAVEPELTGGIERAALNPGHLIHIDEWVSSPFVRGGRITLKSGMALQMDIIPVTRDGHFGANAEDGVVLADAALRAALARDCPDVWQRMQARRAFAVETLGIALAEEVLPLSDILGWVPPWLMDPEQVLLPA
- the aroE gene encoding shikimate dehydrogenase, with translation MAPNFLSRLTGSFAMPAAENPTVAMVEAAYRHHGLDWRYINCEVRPEDLGDAVRGARAMGWAGFNCSLPHKVAVIDHLDGLGESAEIMGAVNTVVRRGDRMIGENTDGKGFVQAMREVVDPAGKSVVLFGAGGAARAVGVELALAGVARVQVVNRSAERGGSLVELLNTRTPTEAALTVWREPFRVSEGTDIVVNATSIGLYPDVDARLDLDIGSLTSGMVVADGIPNPPRTHLIRDAQARGCTVLDGLGMLVNQGVIAIKYWTGLDVDPAVMRRTVEELLYAN
- a CDS encoding xanthine dehydrogenase family protein subunit M — protein: MRYEAPATMDEAVALLAGAAGNGRVLAGGTDLLVQLRAERVDPGLVVDIKRVPGMLDIQQTADGFRIGAAVPGARLTEHGALCAAWPGVTEAAGLIGSDQIQGRASLGGNLCNASPAADSVPAMVAADARVVIVGPGGRRELPVAEVPSGPGKTALQPGEIVEAILLPPRPPGSADAYLRFIPRSEMDIAVVGVAVNLTLDGSGTCTAARVALGAVAARVLLVEDAGAALVGTSLDDAALDRLAAACSAACRPIDDKRGTIEFRTKVAGVLARRAARTAQDRARRA
- a CDS encoding (2Fe-2S)-binding protein, which produces MAGIAVNTTINGDETSYLCAPEETLLDVLRDRLALTGAKEGCGSGDCGACSVILDGQLVCACLVLGAEAEGRTVETVEGMARGDRLHPLQEKFLEHAALQCGVCTPGFLVAAKALLARNPDPSESEVRYGLAGNLCRCTGYDKIVRAVLDAAAVMRAER